AAGACTACAAAAAAGGTACGAGCAATCAAAAGCACTCTACTACAAGGGCCAGCCTAGTTTCGAAGATATTCTAGCACGTATTCTAATGAATTTAGATAAGCTGTAATTTATGTCCCCTTAAAAAGGAGGAGTTTAAACTCAATTTTACCAACTTAATTATACAACATATAAGATTAATCCATCGGCTGTCCGCTATATGTACGGCTCTGTCCTAAAAACCAAGTACAAGGAGACCCTACAAAACAGGAAAGCATATAAAAGAATAGCGAGGTAAATTTTCACCTCGCTATTCTTTTATAAAACCATGAAGAACTTTCTTCATTTTAGCCATTTGAGATCAGTAAATTTTCATCTTTACTTTCAAGCAGGGAGAAGCCCATTAAAAATTCATCTACTTTTCTTGCACATTCTCTACCCTCACTGATCGCCCAGACTACAAGAGACTGACCGCGACGCATATCACCACAAGCAAAAACTTTTGCAATATTGGTGTCAAAATCTTTTTCAGTCGCTTTTACATTTCCACGTTCATCTAATTCTACGCCTAATTCATCAATCAAACCATGATGCTGGGGATGTACAAAGCCCATAGCCAATAAAGCAAGTTCACATGGCATCTCTCTTTCACTGCCTTCCACTTCTAAGAATTGGGCAGGGCGTCCATCTTTAATTTTCCATTCTAAATCCACTACCTTCAACCCTTTCAGATTACCATCTTTATCTGCAATAAATTCCTTGGTAGCAATAGCCCAATGACGATTAGCACCTTCTTCATGTGAAGAAGTTGTTTTCAAAATCATGGGATAAGTAGGCCAAGGCATAAAATCCGTTCTATCTTTTGGAGGCACCGGCATTAATTCAAACTGCGTAACGGATTTTGCTTTCTGGCGATTAGAAGTCCCCACACAGTCACTACCTGTATCACCACCACCGATTACAATCACATTTTTACCTGTAGCCAGGATCTCTTCCGCCAAAATATTACTTTCAATTTCTGGAAGAGCATGCGGGTCTTTACCTGCATTGCGTTTATTTTGCTGTTTCAAAAACTGCATGGCAAAATAGGTCCCTTTATGTTCTCTCCCACGGATAGGTAAATCGCGTGGTTCTGTAGAACCACCCGCTAATACAACCGCATTATATTCTCTTAAGATATCATTGAGTTTCACATTCACGCCCACGTTAGCATTAAATTTAAATATAACGCCTTCCTGTTTCATGACCTCTACCCTACGATCTATGACATATTTTTCCAGTTTAAAATCCGGGATACCATAACGCACCAAACCACCTGGTTCATCATCACGTTCAAAAACAGTGACCATATGACCGGCTAAATTTAACTGTGTGGCAGCCGCTAAACCCGCAGGTCCTGAACCGACTACCGCTACTTTCTTACCGGTACGAACAATGGCTGTACGGGGTTTTACCAATCCCAGTTCAAAAGCTTTTTCAATAATATGCTTTTCAATCTCTTCAATAACAATAGGCGGTTGGTTAATGCCCAAAACACAGGCTGACTCACAAGGTGCAGGACATATACGACCCGTAAATTCCGGAAAATTATTTGTAGAAGATAATATCTCGTAAGCTTCTTTCCATTCTTTTCTATAAACAGCGTCATTGAATTCTGGAATCACATTACCTAACGGACATCCATTATGGCAAAAAGGGACACCACAATTCATACATCTTCCAGCTTGTTCATTTAGTTTTTCCGGTTCATATAAAGCTTCAAATTCTTTATAATCCTTTACACGCTCCTCAACTGGTTTTTTCTTTGGAAGTTCACGCGTATGTTCTAAGAAACCTGTTATTTTTCCCATTATTTATTTACGATTTAAACAGTAGAAACGATTTCATAATTTTTAGAATAATGCACTTTTGAAGCACAGTTAAATCATCAAATCTACTTCCTGCATTAATAACTTGCAATTGAATCTTTTTCAAAAATTAATCAAAAAACTATAGTCTTCAAAATGACTGCTTAAGGATATTAATTTTTAATTTTTAATTTTTCCTTATTGGCCATTAAAACTTTCTTATAGTCACGAGGCATGACTTTTACAAAGTTCTTCAATTGGTTTTCCCAATCACTTATAAGAAATTTAGCCACATTACTTTCCGTATATTTATAATGTTTTTCAATCATTGATTTCAAAACAGCAACATCTTCTTCCTCGAGGTCTTCCAATGCAGCCATCTCATCGTTAAATAATTTATCAAACTGATTTTTGACATCATAAACAAATGCAATACCACCACTCATGCCTGCAGCAAAGTTGCGTCCTGTATCGCCCAATATTACGGCAACACCACCTGTCATATATTCGCATCCATGATCACCCACGCCCTCTACTACGACCTTTGCACCAGAATTACGTACACAGAAACGCTCACCGGCCTTACCACGGATATAGGCTTCACCCGAAGTTGCACCTATAAATGCAGTATTACCGATAATGATATTTTCTTCTGCGACGAACTTTGATTTTTTATTCGGATAAACAATCAGTTTTGCGCCACTCAAGCCCTTTCCAAAATAATCATTGGCATCACCTTCCAATTCCATCGTCACCCCTTGCGTATTAAAAGCAGCAAAGCTTTGGCCTGCCGTTCCGGTAAACTTCAATTTGATGGTAT
The Arachidicoccus soli DNA segment above includes these coding regions:
- a CDS encoding glutamate synthase subunit beta, which translates into the protein MGKITGFLEHTRELPKKKPVEERVKDYKEFEALYEPEKLNEQAGRCMNCGVPFCHNGCPLGNVIPEFNDAVYRKEWKEAYEILSSTNNFPEFTGRICPAPCESACVLGINQPPIVIEEIEKHIIEKAFELGLVKPRTAIVRTGKKVAVVGSGPAGLAAATQLNLAGHMVTVFERDDEPGGLVRYGIPDFKLEKYVIDRRVEVMKQEGVIFKFNANVGVNVKLNDILREYNAVVLAGGSTEPRDLPIRGREHKGTYFAMQFLKQQNKRNAGKDPHALPEIESNILAEEILATGKNVIVIGGGDTGSDCVGTSNRQKAKSVTQFELMPVPPKDRTDFMPWPTYPMILKTTSSHEEGANRHWAIATKEFIADKDGNLKGLKVVDLEWKIKDGRPAQFLEVEGSEREMPCELALLAMGFVHPQHHGLIDELGVELDERGNVKATEKDFDTNIAKVFACGDMRRGQSLVVWAISEGRECARKVDEFLMGFSLLESKDENLLISNG